The nucleotide window GCATTGGAATAGTAATGGTCATCAGATTGTGTCTGAAATAGTTTCCAAAAAATACATAAAGAATTGATGGCGGAGAGAGAGGGATTCGAACCCTCGAAGGATTTAACTCCTTACTCCCTTAGCAGGGGAGCGCTTTCAACCACTCAGCCACCTCTCCTAATAGAATGGGAAGGCAATTCTACCATTACAACTCAAATTTCACCCTAACAAAAGAGTGAATTAAGTATTTAAAAAATGAGATTTTATGTTGGATTTAATTCAATAAATCCTAGAAACAACTTCGTCCTTGATTGAAATCTCTCTATCAGACCTCTTTAAGTTCATTTCAGTCCATACTGAATCTAAAGCATCTACGAAATTATTAATATCTTCTTTTTGATGCCTAGGAGTAATAGTTACCCTAAATCTTTCATCGCCTTTAGGAACTGTCGGAAAAAAAACAGGCTGGATATAAATACCATGTTTTTCAATTAACAGATTAGCAGCTTCTTTACATAGGATGGGATCATACAAATGAATTGGAATAATATGGCTATCATTCTCTAAGAAAGGTATCTTCATTGCTCTAAGTCCTTCCCTGATTAAAGTTGAATTAATTTTGATATTATCTCTTAAAGTATCTGCTTTTTTTGCAAGCTTTATGCTTGTTAAAGAAGCTGCTGCAATGGAAGGATTCATCGAAGAAGTAAAAATAAAACCTGGAGCAAAACTTCTAATAAAGTCAATTAAATCAGAACTAGCTGCTATATATCCACCCATCTGACCAAAGGATTTAGATAAAGTACCGTTTATAATATCTATACCGTCCTCAACATTTAGTTCAGCTGCTATACCTCTTCCCTCTGGACCATAAAGACCTACAGAATGAACTTCATCTAAGTAAGTTAGAGCATTATATTTTTTTGCAAGATCTACTATTCTAGATAAAGGCGATCTAATTCCTTCCATAGAATACAAGGATTCAAATACTATAATTTTAGGTGTATTCGCATTTGACGTCTCTAGTAACTCTTCTAAATGAGACGTGTCATTATGTCTAAATACATGGCATGTGACATTTGCATTCTTGATTCCTTGAATAAGAGAAGCATGATTAAGCTCGTCTGAATAAACTTCTACACTGTCCATATTCTTGCACAATGTCCATAAAGTTGATTGGTTGGCAGTATAGGCTGATGGAAAAAGTAAGCTTGATTCTTTACTATGCAACTCTGCAATAGCTTGCTCTAAGTCAACATGATAAGTAGAGGTTCCTGAAATATTTCTAGTTCCTCCAGACCCAGTACCTAGTTCATTAATTACTTCAATAGAAGTATTAATGACTTCTGGATGCTGACTAAAATTTAAATAATCATTACTGCACCAGACTTCAACTTCTCTGCTTACGCCTTCATAAAGTTCAGTTGCTTTAGGGAAACTAGATTGATTTCTATTGATAGCTCTAAATTTTCTATATAGACCTTGAGACTTAAGAGAGATGAGCTCATCTGAAAAGAATTTTTTATAATTCATGTATTAAAGTTTAGTTTGATATAAGAATGTAAAATGTAATCCTAAAAAAAAAGGAATATATCACATTTGACTGTAGAATTAGGAATTAGGAACGATTCTTATTAGATAAGTAGAAGTTAATGAAACTAAAGATAATCTCTAGAAAGAGTGCCCTTGCACAAATTCAAGCAAATCAAGTAGCTAAAAAAATATTAGACTCAGATCCTTCTATCGAAATAGATTTTATTCTTAAAGAGACTCAAGGTGACATAGATTTATCCACTCCTTTACATCAAATGAAAGAACCAGGAGTTTTTTCAAAAGATATAAAGGCGGAACTCTTAAATGGAAATGCAGATATAGCCATCCATTCATGGAAAGATCTACCAGTTGATCTAGATGAAGGAACAGAAATTATTGGCACTATCAATAGAGCAGATATGAGGGATATGTTGTTCCTAAAAAAAACAAGTAAATATAATAATACTCTTAATTTATTCAGCTCCTCACCTAGAAGAGAAAGAAATCTTAAAAGTTTTTTACCGAAAGCGCTGCCAGGAAACAACATAGATGTAGACTTTCATGATATCCGAGGAAATATTCTTACTAGATTTAAAAAGCTTCAGGATAGTTCACTTGACGGTCTAATAGTTGCTAAAGCTGCCATAGATAGATTGATCAATGATGACAACCCTACTTTCCTTGCAGAGCAAACGGAATTAAAAAAAATTATAGAAGAAATGGCATGGATGATCCTTCCATTATCTGTCAACCCTTGTGCTGCAGCTCAAGGCGCTATTGCAATAGAAGCCAAATCTGAAAATACTAAAATAAGATCAATAATAGATAAATTAA belongs to SAR86 cluster bacterium and includes:
- the hemA gene encoding 5-aminolevulinate synthase; the encoded protein is MNYKKFFSDELISLKSQGLYRKFRAINRNQSSFPKATELYEGVSREVEVWCSNDYLNFSQHPEVINTSIEVINELGTGSGGTRNISGTSTYHVDLEQAIAELHSKESSLLFPSAYTANQSTLWTLCKNMDSVEVYSDELNHASLIQGIKNANVTCHVFRHNDTSHLEELLETSNANTPKIIVFESLYSMEGIRSPLSRIVDLAKKYNALTYLDEVHSVGLYGPEGRGIAAELNVEDGIDIINGTLSKSFGQMGGYIAASSDLIDFIRSFAPGFIFTSSMNPSIAAASLTSIKLAKKADTLRDNIKINSTLIREGLRAMKIPFLENDSHIIPIHLYDPILCKEAANLLIEKHGIYIQPVFFPTVPKGDERFRVTITPRHQKEDINNFVDALDSVWTEMNLKRSDREISIKDEVVSRIY